Below is a window of Longimicrobiales bacterium DNA.
CCCTCCATCGAGCTGCACCTCTTCGACTTCGATGGCGATATCTACGGCGAGCGCGTCGCCGTCCGCTTCGTCGACCGGATCCGCGACATCGCACGGTTCGATTCGGTCGAGGCGCTCGTCCACGCCATGGAGGCCGACTGCCAGCTGGCCCGCAGCATCCTGGCGGTGGCCGACCGCGCCCGCTGAGGCGAGGTCCGGGCGGTAAGCGAGGGCAGGCTCCGGGCAGACCACGCCGACACGACGTACGGTCCGCATTCCGTGCTGGACCGGGTTGCGACTCGAGCGCCTGGACGCTAGACTCTAAGGCTGGCTGTATCACAGGACGAAGGGGAAATCCCCGCTTCGCGAGCAGCGTAGACTCTCGAGGAGGCAACCCGCATGATTGCGGACAAGAACGACGTCATCCGTAAGTATCAGCTCCACGAAAACGACCGGGGCAGTGCACCGGTTCAGGTCGCGCTTCTCACCCAGCGCATCAACGAGCTGACGGATCATTTCCGTAACCACAAGAAGGATCACCACAGCCGACGCGGCCTGCTGATGATGGTCGGCAAGCGGCGCCGTCTGCTGGACTACCTGAAGCGCACGGATCTGGAGCGGTATCGTTCGCTGATCGACGATCTGGGCCTCAGGCATTAACCCGGTGACGGCCATGCCGTGACCTAACGCAGCGGTGCGCCATGGGCGTTGCCGCTGCGTATCCATGTATGGACCCGAAGACAGGAGCGCACGTCACAGGGACGTTGCGCAGCGGAAGAGGAAAGAGAGAGAAAATGCACAGGAAAGAGTGGATGTTCGCGGGCCGTCGGCTGGTGCTGGAGACGGGACGCATGGCAAAGCAGGCACACGGCGCCTGCCTCGTACAGTATGGTGAGACGGTGGCGCTCTGTACCGTCACGGCACAGGACCGGCCGACGCACCTGCCGTTCTTCCCGCTGACGGTCGAGTACCGTACGCGCAGCTACGCCGCCGGCAAGATCCCGGGTGGCTTCTTCAAGCGTGAGGGCCGGCCCGCCGAACAGGAGATCCTCGCCGCGCGTCTGATCGACCGTCCGATCCGTCCGCTCTTTCCTGATGGCTTCCAGAACGAGACACAGGTGATGGTGCACGTGCTGTCCGCCGACCAGGAGAACGACGCGGACGTGCTGGGCATGATCGGTACATCGGTCGCGCTGAACCTGTCGAAGATTCCGTTCGAGGAGCCGATCGCAGGAGTTCGCATCGGTCGCATCCAGGGACAGTGGGTGCTGAACCCGACGTTCCAGCAGCTGGAATACAGCGACGTGGAGATCGTCGTGGCCGGCACCGAGGAAGCGATCATGATGGTCGAGGGCGGTGCGATCGAAGTGCCGGAGGAGGAGATTGCCGAGGGCCTGATCGCGGCGCACGAGGGGATCAAGGAACTGTGCCGGATCCAGCGCGAGTTCATGGACGGTCTGCAGCAGCCGAAGATGGCATGGGAAAAGGCCGAGATCGACGAGTCGCTGCGAGCGCGTGTCGCCGAACTCAGCGACAAGCTGATCGGTAAGGCTATGGGAATCGCGGACAAGGCGTCGCGCAACGAACAGTTGGCCGCGCTGCGCGAGGAGGTCCAGCAGAAGCTGGCCGAGGACTTCCCGGAATCCGAGAGCCAGATCGCGCAGCTGCTCGGCAAGTCTGAGAAGGCTGCCATGCGCCGCCAGATCCTGGAGAAGGGCGTGCGCTCGGACGGGCGCAAGCCGGACGAGATCCGGCCGATCACGAGCGAGATCGGAGTGCTGCCGCGCACGCACGGCAGTGCACTCTTCACGCGCGGTCAGACGCAGGCGCTCGCAGTCGCAACGCTCGGCACGCAGCAGGACGAGCAGCGCATCGAGTCGGTCAACTCGGCGACCGAGACGACGAAGTCGTTCATGCTGCACTACAACTTCCCGCCGTTCTCCACGGGCGAGGCGAAGCCGCTGCGCGGCACGTCACGCCGGGAGCAGGGCCACGGCGCGCTGGCCGAGCGTGCGATCCAGCCACTGCTGCCTGCGTACGACGAGTTCCCCTACACGATCCGTGTCGTCTCCGAGGTGCTCGAGTCCAACGGCTCGTCCTCGATGGCCTCGGTCTGTGGTGCATCGCTCGCTCTGATGGATGCCGGCGTGCCGCTGCGCGCGCCCTGCGCGGGCGTTGCCATGGGTCTGATCAAGGAGGGTGACAAGGTCGAGATCCTGACCGACATCCTCGGTGTCGAGGACGCGCTCGGCGACATGGACTTCAAGGTCGCGGGCTCGGAGAAGGGTGTCACGTCGATCCAGATGGACATCAAGATTTCCGGCCTGACCCTCGACGTGATGCGCACCGCACTCGAGCGCGCACGCAAGGGCCGTCTGCATATCCTGGGCGAGATGAGCAAGGTGATCACGACCGCACGCGGTGAGCTGTCGCAGTGGGCGCCGCGCATCATCACGATCCAGGTCAATCCCGAGAAGATCGGCGAGATCATCGGGCCGAAGGGCAAGACGATCCGCGCGATCCAGGAGGAGACGGGCGCGCAGATCAGCATTGATGACAGCGGCCTCGTGACGATCGCCAGCGTGAGCGGCGAGGGTGGCGAGCGGGCAAAGGCGCGCATCAAGGGGATGACGCAGGATCCGGAAGTTGGTCTGGTCTACGAGGGCGTGGTGAAGTCGACGACGGCGTTCGGCGCGTTCGTCGAGATCCTGCCGGGCACGGAGGGTCTGCTGCACATCTCGGAAATGCAGGAAGGCCGCACGGAGCGCACGGAGGATGTGGTCAAGAAGGGCGACGTCGTGCGCGTGAAGCTGTTGTCGATCGACGAGAAGGGGAAGATGCGGCTGTCGCGGAAGGCGGCAATGGCCGAAGAGGCGGCGGGCGCGGGCGCCGGCGCGGAGTGATCGACGGCTTCGCGAGGACGGAGCTGCCGGGCGGGCTCGTTGTCCTGACCGAGACGATGCCGGGCATACGCTCGGCGTCGCTCGGTGTGTGGGTACGGGCCGGCTCGGTGACGGAAAAGCCGGAGGAGATGGGGATCAGTCATCTTCTCGAGCACATGGTGTTCAAGGGCACGCATCGTCGCAGCGCGAAGGACCTGGCGCTCGTCCTCGAGCGCCAGGGCGGGTCGCTGGACGCATATACGACACGGGAGCACACGAGCTTTCAGGCACGCGTGCTCGATACCGACATCGATGTCGCGCTCGACGTGCTCGGTGACCTGGTGCTGGAGCCGGTCCTGCGCAGTGCGGATCTCGACCTCGAGCGGGAAGTGGTACTCGAGGAGATCGCGACGGTCGAAGACACGCCGGACGACCTCGTCTTCGATCTGCACGCGGAGCAGATGTGGGGCGGGCACCCGTACGGCTACAGTATCCTGGGCACGCGCGACACGGTGAGCGCGTTCACTGCGGATGACCTGCAGCGTGTGCACCGCGAGCGGTATCATCGCGGCAACATGGTGATCGCGGGGGCCGGTAACGTCGAGCACGCGCGCTTTGTGGAGCAGGTGGCGCGTGTGTTCAATGCGCGTCGCCCGGACACGGCGCCGTCGACGAACGGTCACAGGCCGGCGGCGGTCGGTCCGACGCGCGAGCTGGTGTCCCGCGCATCGGCGCAGACGCACATCGTATGGGGTGCGCCGACGTTCGGACAGGGTGATCCGCGCCGCTTTGCACTGGTGCTGCTGTCCAACGCGTTCGGAGGCGGCATGAGCTCGCGCCTGTTCCAGCGCGTGCGCGAGGAGCTGGGTCTTGCATATGCCGTCTATGCATACCAGTCCTTCTACGCGGATGCGGGCGTGAGCGGCGTCTACGTCGGTACCCGTCCGGAGTCGGCTGATCGGGCGGAAGCGGTGGTGAGCGAGGAGATGGCGAAGCTCGCCGCTGACGGCATCACGCAGGAAGAACTGGATGATGTGAAGGGGCAGGTGAAGGGGCAGATCGTGCTGTCGCTCGAGTCCTCGAACGCGCGCCTGCACCGGCTCGCCGGCACCGAGTTGTACAATGAGCCGTTCCGGTCGATGGACGAGATCACCGCGCTCGTGGACGCGGTAACGGTCGATGAGGTGGCGGCCCTGGCCGCCGGCATTTTCCCGCCCGAGCGGCAGAGTATTCTGCGGCTGGGCCCGACACACTGAATCTCAACACGGACTGACGGTCATGATCATAGGCGTGCCGAAGGAGATCAAGACGAACGAGAACCGTGTCGCACTCGTACCGGGCGGCGCGGAGGCACTGGTTCAGGCAGGGCATACCGTGGTGGTGGAGACGACTGCCGGTGACGGCAGTGGTTTCCCGGACGAGGCCTACGTGAATGCCGGCGCGCAGATGCTCGGCACGGCCGAGGAGGTGTGGCAGCGCGCGGACATGATCATGAAGGTGAAGGAGCCGATCGCAGTCGAGTGGCCCCGCATGCGGAAGGACCAGGTCATTTTCACATACTTCCATTTCGCGGCCGCGGAAGATCTGACACGCGCCGTGATGGACTCCGGCGCGATTGCGATCGCGTACGAGACCGTGCAGCTGCCGACCGGCGAGCTGCCGCTGCTCACGCCCATGTCCGAAGTGGCCGGCCGCATGGCGATCCAGGAGGGCGCGAAGTATCTCGAGAAGTTCTTCGGCGGCCGCGGCATGCTGCTCGGCGGTGTGCCGGGCGTGATGCCGGCGAAGGTCGTCGTCATCGGCGGCGGCATTGTCGGCTCCAACGCGGCGCGCATGGCTGCAGGCCTGGGCGCAAAGGTCGTCATCCTCGATGTCTCGCTCAACCGGCTCCGCTACCTCGCCGACGTGATGCCGGCGAACGTGACGACGCTCTACTCGAACCGCTACAACATCCTGGAGCAGATCAGCGATGCGGATCTCGTCGTCGGTGCGGTGCTGCTGCCGGGCGCGAAGGCGCCCAATCTCGTGCGACGCGAGGACCTGAAGTCGATGATGGACGGGTCCGTCATCGTCGACGTCGCCGTGGACCAGGGTGGGTGCGTTGAAACGATCAAGCCCACGACGCACGAGAACCCGATCTACGTCGTCGACGGTGTCGTGCATTACGCGGTCGCAAACATGCCAGGGGCCGTGTCACGCACATCTACCCTCGCGCTCACGAACGCGACGTTCCCGTACGCCGTCACGCTGGCCAGCAAGGGCTGGAAGGCGGCCTGCCGTGATGACCGCGCGCTCGCGCTCGGTCTCAATGTCATCAACGGCAAGGTGACGTATCCGGGTGTCGCCGACGCGTTCGGTTTCGACCACACGCCGATCGAGAAGGCACTGTAGCCACGAAGTCCGAACAGGGGCGGGTCACGTCGATCCGTCCCTGTCCGCCGCAACTGACCGGGTGCGGTTGCTTCACAGATCCACAGATCCGGCCGCGTCGCCGGCTGGAGCTGCGCGTCCCGATACCGGGATCGAGCGTTCGTGAGCGAACGGCCGCGCTTGAAGCGCCCCTCGCCTCTGTTCCGCCAAGCTGCCACACATCAGTCATTTGCAGCGACGGCCCCCGCTGGTCCGCTCCTCGCAAAGCGTAGCGCAGTGAATCGAAACCAGGGGACATCTCAATGACCGATATAATTCGCCACATCAGGCTCACAGGCCGAGCTCTCGTGCGGGACCGTACGTTCACGTCCATCGCCGTGCTGCTGCTGGGCGTCGGCATGGCCGCCAACGTTACGATCTTCGGAGTGATCGACACGGTACTGCTTCGTGCGCTGCCGTTCAGTGAGCCGGATGCGCTGGTACATATCGCTGAGGTGACGCCCGATGGCCTCACATTCTCGGTCTCGGAACCGAACTACCTGGATTTCAGGGATGGGCAGCGGAGCTTCGTCGAGATGGCTGCGGTGCAGCAGGCCAGCCTCGACCTCACGGGAGACGGTGAGCCGGCCCGGCTGCGTGCGCAGGCAGTGACAGCATCCTTCTTCGATGTTCTCGGTGTGCCCGTCGCTGTCGGGCGTACGTTTACCGAAGCCGATGAGTCCGTCGTCGTGCTCAGCCATGGTCTGTGGCGCCGTGAGCTGGGCGGCGAGCGCGATGCTGTCGGTTCCACGCTGAACCTGAGCGGGCGCGAGCATACGATCGTCGGGATCATGCCGCCGGGCTTCGAGTTCGGCGAGAGTGAGCTGTGGGTACCGCTCATGCCCAGTCGTTCGAGTGATCGGACGGATCACTGGCTGGATGTAGTCGGGCGGCTACGCGACGGCGTCAGTCGCGAAGCCGCGCAGGCAGAGCTTTCAGCAACAGCCAGGCAGCTGGGTGCGGCGCATCCGGAGGTGGCCGGATGGGGCGTACGACTCCAGCCCCTCAACGAGTGGTTCGTCGGCACCGCAACGGCGCGCGGCATGTGGGTGCTCATGGTCGCCGTCGCCTTGCTGCTGCTGCTTGCCTGCGCGAACGTCGGAAACCTGTTTCTCGCGCGCGGTAGTGCGCGGCAGTCCGAGTTCGCGGTGCGAGCGGCGCTCGGTGCCGGCCGCGGCGCGCTCGTGCGCCACCTGTGGCTGGAGTCCGCGCTGATTGCAACGGCCGGTGCGGGCCTCGGCGTACTGCTCGCCACGTGGTCGTTCGATCTGCTCGGCATGCTGGCGGGCGATCGCGTTCCGCGCATCGACGCGCTTGCCCTGAACGCGCGGCATGTATTGTTCGCAGCCGCGCTCGCTGCGGTGACGAGCGTGCTGTTTGGCGTCGTGCCGGCGCTGCGCGCCAGCAGCGTCGACCTGCAGTCTCTCCTGCGCGGCGGCTCCCGCTCGCTCGCAGGCGGACGCGGCAGGGTGCTGCGCGACGGTCTCGTCGTGACGCAGGTGGCGCTCGCGATGCTGCTGCTGCTCGCGTCCGGGCTCCTCCTGCGCAGCTTCTTTCACATCCGGTCGAGCGACGCCGGCTTCGACGTGGATGGTCTCTATGCGGTACCGCTCGAGCTCACGTCCAGCCGCTATGGGCCCGATGGCAGCATCTCGATCTTCTATCAGGATCTGACCGAGCGAATCAAGTCGATTCCAGGGGTCACGGCAGCAGGCGCTGCGACCACGGATCCGTTCGTGGATTGGCGCCTGGTCAACGATGTGACGCCGGTGGATCGTGCGTCGGAAACTCCGCCGTCGGGGTTCATGCAGGCCGACTGGCGCGTCGTTACGACGGACTATTTCGATGCTGCGCGTGTGCGCCTGCTCAGAGGACGCCTGTTCGAAACCACCGATATGTACTACAACCCGCGCGTCGCCGTCGTCTCGCGCACATTCGCCGAGCGCATGTGGCCGGGCGGCGACGCCGTGGGTCAGGCCTTCTACTGGGGCGGCACGAGCGGCAGCCCGATCGGCGTCATCGGTGTCGTGGATGACATTCGCGACATGGACCTCGCGGCGCCGGCTCCACCCATGATGTTTCTTTCGACCCGGCAGATGTCGATGCCGATGATGACACTGCTCGTGCGCACGGCCGGTCCCGTGCCGGGTCTCGCGGCTGCCATTCGCCGCGAAGTGTGGGCGCTCGACCGCACTGTCCCGGTGCCCGCTGTCGAGCCGGTCCGGGCGAGTCGATCCGCCGCGCTGGCTGCGCCGCGCATGCACGCCACTCTGCTGGCTGTGTTCGCCGCGTGCGCCCTGCTCGTAGCGTGCATCGGTATATATGCAGTGGTCGCATACCAGGTCGCGAGTCGCGCCCGCGAGCTCGGCATCCGCGCTGCACTCGGTGCCCGTCCGCTCGCGCTGCTGAGACTCGTCGTCGCGCGCGGTGTTGTGCTCGTCGCGGCCGGCATCGTCATCGGTCTGGTCGCAGCGCTCCTGTTTACGCGCCTCATGCAGTCGCTGCTGTATCAGACCGCCGCGCACGATCCGCTGACATTCACCGCACTCCCCGCACTCCTCCTCACGGTTGCGCTACTCGCCGCATACGTGCCCGCGCGCCGGTCAGCCCGCGTCGATCCCGTGAATGCGCTCAAGGGCGATTGAAGTGTGCTTGCAGCGGGCGAGCGGCACGACTAGACTGCGGCGCGCGCTGGCGCCGGCTGCCATGTGCGGGGAACGACAGCGGAATGGACAGACATGCCTATCGAAGTGCTCGTGCAGCGGCTCTCGAACTATCCGGACGACTGGGCTCTGCCGGAGTATGCCACCTCGGGGTCGGCGGCCGTGGATCTGCGCAATGCCGGAGAGACGGTCACACTGGAGCCGCTCCAGCGCGTGCTCATACCCACGGGTCTCGCCATCGCGCTGCCGGAGGGCACAGAAGCGCAGATCCGTCCGCGGTCGGGGCTTGCACTGCGCCACGGCATTTCCATCATCAACACGCCGTGCACCATTGACAGCGACTACCGCGGCGAGATCCGCATCCCCCTGATCAACCTGGATCGCGACCCCCAGACGCTGCAGCACGGTGAGCGCATAGCGCAGCTGCTGGCGGCCGCGGTGCTGAGGATCGACTGGAAGCCCGCCGCCGAGCTCCCACAGTCCGGGCGCGGAGCCGGTGGTTTCGGCAGCACGGGTCGCACCTGACGTCCACACCCATCCCGCGGCCTCGCATACATCGATCGGACCCCACCGCTGCGCGACGCTCCGCCGGCCCCTGCAGCTGCCCGCCAGAGGACAGATCGAGCTCGTTCGCACCCACGAACGTGCTTGCCGGTTGAAATAGCGCAAGTTAACTTGCGCCACTTCACGAAAACCGGGTCCGTTCGCCCGGTTTTCCCGGTTTCGCGACTTGTGTTCGGCGGCAGCTCGCCGCCGATGGAAGACTGATGAGCCTGCGCACAATGCTCAACACCGGCAGACTCCTGCCAGTGAACGACATCGCGGTCGATCTCGGCACGGCGAACACCCTCGTCTACGTGAAGGGCGAGGGCATTGTTCTGAACGAGCCTTCGGTGGTGGCGGTCGAACGCGGTACCCACCGGATCAAGGGGATCGGCCTGGAGGCTAAGCGGATGCTCGGCCGCACTCCGGAGGGCATTGTGGCCGTGCGCCCCCTGAAGGACGGGGTGATCGCCGACGTCGATATCACAGAGATCATGCTGCGCCACTTCCTGAAGGCGGTGACGAACAAGCGGATATTCCGGATGAAGCCGCGGGTGATCGTCGGGGTGCCGAGCGGGATCACGGAGCTGGAGCGGCGGGCGGTGCGGTCGAGCTCGACGACGGCGGGTGCGAAAGAGGTCTACATGGTGGCCGAGCCGATGGCTGCGGCGATCGGCGTAGGCCTGCCTGTGGACACGCCAACCGGCAACATGGTGATCGATATTGGCGGTGGGACCACGGAAATTGCAGTGATCGCCCTGAATGGCATTGTTTCTGATACATCGATCCGCGTGGGCGGCGACGAGATCGACGCTGCGATCGTGAGCTTCCTCAGGAAGAACTACAATCTCCTGATCGGCGAGCCGACCGCAGAGGCGATCAAGATCCAGATCGGGTCCGCGTTCAACAGCGGTGATGAACGGGAAATGGAAGTGAAGGGACGGGATCTGGTCAGTGGTATCCCGAAGACGGTCCGGGTGCATTCACAGGAGATCCGCGAATGCATTCAGGAGCCGATCCAGCAGATCGTCGACGCCGTACGGAGGGCTCTGGAGATCACACCGCCCGAGCTGGCCTCCGATATCGTGGACCGAGGAATCGTGATGACGGGAGGCGGCGCACTCATCCGCGGGCTCGACCTGCTGCTGGCGCACGAGACGGATCTGCCGATTCATGTGGACGAGGAACCGTTGACGTGTGTGGTGCGGGGCGCGGGGATGATCCTCGATGACTTCGAGCGATTCCGTAATGTGCTTCAGAGCTAGGTGCTAGACTTCGACGGTACACGAAGAACACGCCGCCGCGATGGCATCATTGCGGCTGTGATTCTGCTCCTGTCGCTGATCCTCCTGGGTCTGCCCGAGGAGTATCAGCGTCCCATTCGCAGCAGCGTGAGGGCCACCATCCTGCGGCCGTTCCTGGCAGCCCAGGCACAGATTGCCCAGCGCCGCGGCCGCACCGAGGATGTCACGGTGGTGCGCGCCCAGCGCGACTCGCTCCTCGCCATTGTGGCCGCCCAGGCCAGCCTCTCGGAAGAGAATCGGCAGCTCCGCTCGGCGCTCGCGCTCAATGAACGCCTGTCGCCCGGCTTCAAGGCCGTCAATGTGCTGCGTCTGGGCCTGACGAGCGCCGAGAGCACGTTCATGATCGATGCGGGCACTGCGGATGGCGTCTACGTGGGCAGCCCGATCCTGACCGCTGACGGTCTCCTCGGGATGGTGCGGGAGGTCGACGAGAACACGGCGCAGGCGATCGACTGGACGCATCCGGACTTCCGTGTGAGCGCCATGACCGCGGATGGTGCCGCAGGCGGCATTGTGGAGCCCCGGCGCGGCGAATACCGGGAGGAGGACCTTCTGGCATTCACCGGAACGCCGTTCCAGGTCGATGTACGCGCCGGCGCTCGCATCGTCAGCTCCGGTCGCGGCAATCTGTTCCCGCGCGGGATCGTGCTCGGTACGGTGATCGGGATCGAAGAGGCCGACACGGGGTGGCGGAAGAGTTATCTGATCCGGCCGGGTGTGCGGCCGGAGTCGGTATCGCACGTAATGGTGGCGGTGCGCGGGGGACGGTCCGATCTGAGCGACGTGTTCAACGTGTCCGCGCCGCCGGACCCGGTGGCGGCGGATACCGCAGCGGGAGGCACGGACTAATGGCGTCCAGGTCCACGTCGTTCTGGACGTTCATCGGCATACTCATCCTGCTGCACCTGGTGCTGCGACTCGCGCTCGGCCTCACGATCGTGCCGGACCTGATCGTGGTCGCGGCGCTGCTCGGCGGGCGTCGTCTGGGCGGCTGGCAGTCGGCGCTGTTCGGGCTCCTGCTCGGCGTACTGGCCGACTCGCTGGCGCTCGTCGGTTTTGGCGCCACCTCGGTGGCATTCGTCGTCGTCTGCTATATCGGCTCGCGCTCCCGCAACTTCTTCGAGGGAGACAGCTACCTCTTCATCGCATTCTACGCGGTGATCGGGGCGTGGCTGGTCGAGGTGATCCGCTTCTTCGCGGGCGGCGCAATGGCCCGCGGGCTCGACATGGGATACCTGATCGGCGCCGGCCTGCTGAATGCCCTCTACGTGGCGGCTGCTGCCGTCGGCTCGCTGATCGCATACCGCGCGATCACCGGCCATCGCTGAGAGCCGCGACATGAGTCTCGGCGAGAAGTTCCGCTCCTTCCTCGGGGACCCCGTCCTTTTCCTCACCGTGTTCGGCCTGACGCTGTTCGGCGTCGCGATGATCTATTCGGCCGGTCAGCTGGAAGTGCCGAACGCCGTGACCGAGCGAGCCTGGCGGATGCAGGCCATCTGGCTCGGCATATCGCTCGCTGTGCTGTTCGTCGTCATGCACATCCCGATTCGCTGGATCGAGTGGTTCGCGATGCCGGCGTATTTCCTGGGTCTGATCGCGCTGGCTGTCACGCTGGTGATCGGCACGGGCGGCGGTACGGCCGCAAGTATGAAGGGCTGGATCCGGTTTGGCGGCTTTGCCGTGCAGCCCTCGCAGTTCGCCAATGTCGCGACGATCCTGATGCTCGGGCGGGTCATGGGCTCGTGGCGCGAGACACCCCAGACCGTCTGGGCGCTGTGGAAACCCATTGCGATCGTCGTCGTGCCGATGCTGATGGTCCTGGCCCAGCCGGACCTCGGTACCGCCATGGTGTTCGGTGGTGTCCTCGTCGCGACGCTGTTCTGGGCCTCCACCCCGATCGGTGTGCTGTTCATGCTGGCCAGCCCGCTGCTGGGTCTCGCATTCGCGTATGTCGCCACCTGGGTCTACAGCGTCTACATGCTGCTGTTGATCGCGTTCCTTTATCTCTATCGCGCGCGCGGCTCGGAGTGGGCACTCATCCTGGTCCTGAACCTGGTGACGGGCACGCTCGCCTGGCCGCTCTGGAACAGCCTCGAGGACTATCAGCAGGCGCGTATCGTCTCGTTTGTCGACCCATCACTGGATCCGCAGGGCAGCGGATACCAGGTGCGAATGTCGACAACGGCGATCGGCAGCGGCGGTATCTTCGGCCAGGGTTATCTGGAAGGGCCGCAGAAGCGACTGCGATTCCTGCCGGAACAGCACACGGACTTCATCTATGCCGTCATCGGCGAGGAGACCGGGCTGATCGGGGGGGGGCTGGTGATCCTGGCCTACTTCATCATACTGTGGCGGCTGGTGAAGCTGGCGGAGCGATTACCGGACCCGTTCAGCGGCATAG
It encodes the following:
- the rpsO gene encoding 30S ribosomal protein S15, whose product is MIADKNDVIRKYQLHENDRGSAPVQVALLTQRINELTDHFRNHKKDHHSRRGLLMMVGKRRRLLDYLKRTDLERYRSLIDDLGLRH
- a CDS encoding polyribonucleotide nucleotidyltransferase — its product is MHRKEWMFAGRRLVLETGRMAKQAHGACLVQYGETVALCTVTAQDRPTHLPFFPLTVEYRTRSYAAGKIPGGFFKREGRPAEQEILAARLIDRPIRPLFPDGFQNETQVMVHVLSADQENDADVLGMIGTSVALNLSKIPFEEPIAGVRIGRIQGQWVLNPTFQQLEYSDVEIVVAGTEEAIMMVEGGAIEVPEEEIAEGLIAAHEGIKELCRIQREFMDGLQQPKMAWEKAEIDESLRARVAELSDKLIGKAMGIADKASRNEQLAALREEVQQKLAEDFPESESQIAQLLGKSEKAAMRRQILEKGVRSDGRKPDEIRPITSEIGVLPRTHGSALFTRGQTQALAVATLGTQQDEQRIESVNSATETTKSFMLHYNFPPFSTGEAKPLRGTSRREQGHGALAERAIQPLLPAYDEFPYTIRVVSEVLESNGSSSMASVCGASLALMDAGVPLRAPCAGVAMGLIKEGDKVEILTDILGVEDALGDMDFKVAGSEKGVTSIQMDIKISGLTLDVMRTALERARKGRLHILGEMSKVITTARGELSQWAPRIITIQVNPEKIGEIIGPKGKTIRAIQEETGAQISIDDSGLVTIASVSGEGGERAKARIKGMTQDPEVGLVYEGVVKSTTAFGAFVEILPGTEGLLHISEMQEGRTERTEDVVKKGDVVRVKLLSIDEKGKMRLSRKAAMAEEAAGAGAGAE
- a CDS encoding pitrilysin family protein, with amino-acid sequence MIDGFARTELPGGLVVLTETMPGIRSASLGVWVRAGSVTEKPEEMGISHLLEHMVFKGTHRRSAKDLALVLERQGGSLDAYTTREHTSFQARVLDTDIDVALDVLGDLVLEPVLRSADLDLEREVVLEEIATVEDTPDDLVFDLHAEQMWGGHPYGYSILGTRDTVSAFTADDLQRVHRERYHRGNMVIAGAGNVEHARFVEQVARVFNARRPDTAPSTNGHRPAAVGPTRELVSRASAQTHIVWGAPTFGQGDPRRFALVLLSNAFGGGMSSRLFQRVREELGLAYAVYAYQSFYADAGVSGVYVGTRPESADRAEAVVSEEMAKLAADGITQEELDDVKGQVKGQIVLSLESSNARLHRLAGTELYNEPFRSMDEITALVDAVTVDEVAALAAGIFPPERQSILRLGPTH
- the ald gene encoding alanine dehydrogenase — translated: MIIGVPKEIKTNENRVALVPGGAEALVQAGHTVVVETTAGDGSGFPDEAYVNAGAQMLGTAEEVWQRADMIMKVKEPIAVEWPRMRKDQVIFTYFHFAAAEDLTRAVMDSGAIAIAYETVQLPTGELPLLTPMSEVAGRMAIQEGAKYLEKFFGGRGMLLGGVPGVMPAKVVVIGGGIVGSNAARMAAGLGAKVVILDVSLNRLRYLADVMPANVTTLYSNRYNILEQISDADLVVGAVLLPGAKAPNLVRREDLKSMMDGSVIVDVAVDQGGCVETIKPTTHENPIYVVDGVVHYAVANMPGAVSRTSTLALTNATFPYAVTLASKGWKAACRDDRALALGLNVINGKVTYPGVADAFGFDHTPIEKAL
- a CDS encoding ABC transporter permease, producing the protein MTDIIRHIRLTGRALVRDRTFTSIAVLLLGVGMAANVTIFGVIDTVLLRALPFSEPDALVHIAEVTPDGLTFSVSEPNYLDFRDGQRSFVEMAAVQQASLDLTGDGEPARLRAQAVTASFFDVLGVPVAVGRTFTEADESVVVLSHGLWRRELGGERDAVGSTLNLSGREHTIVGIMPPGFEFGESELWVPLMPSRSSDRTDHWLDVVGRLRDGVSREAAQAELSATARQLGAAHPEVAGWGVRLQPLNEWFVGTATARGMWVLMVAVALLLLLACANVGNLFLARGSARQSEFAVRAALGAGRGALVRHLWLESALIATAGAGLGVLLATWSFDLLGMLAGDRVPRIDALALNARHVLFAAALAAVTSVLFGVVPALRASSVDLQSLLRGGSRSLAGGRGRVLRDGLVVTQVALAMLLLLASGLLLRSFFHIRSSDAGFDVDGLYAVPLELTSSRYGPDGSISIFYQDLTERIKSIPGVTAAGAATTDPFVDWRLVNDVTPVDRASETPPSGFMQADWRVVTTDYFDAARVRLLRGRLFETTDMYYNPRVAVVSRTFAERMWPGGDAVGQAFYWGGTSGSPIGVIGVVDDIRDMDLAAPAPPMMFLSTRQMSMPMMTLLVRTAGPVPGLAAAIRREVWALDRTVPVPAVEPVRASRSAALAAPRMHATLLAVFAACALLVACIGIYAVVAYQVASRARELGIRAALGARPLALLRLVVARGVVLVAAGIVIGLVAALLFTRLMQSLLYQTAAHDPLTFTALPALLLTVALLAAYVPARRSARVDPVNALKGD
- the dut gene encoding dUTP diphosphatase, giving the protein MPIEVLVQRLSNYPDDWALPEYATSGSAAVDLRNAGETVTLEPLQRVLIPTGLAIALPEGTEAQIRPRSGLALRHGISIINTPCTIDSDYRGEIRIPLINLDRDPQTLQHGERIAQLLAAAVLRIDWKPAAELPQSGRGAGGFGSTGRT
- a CDS encoding rod shape-determining protein — protein: MSLRTMLNTGRLLPVNDIAVDLGTANTLVYVKGEGIVLNEPSVVAVERGTHRIKGIGLEAKRMLGRTPEGIVAVRPLKDGVIADVDITEIMLRHFLKAVTNKRIFRMKPRVIVGVPSGITELERRAVRSSSTTAGAKEVYMVAEPMAAAIGVGLPVDTPTGNMVIDIGGGTTEIAVIALNGIVSDTSIRVGGDEIDAAIVSFLRKNYNLLIGEPTAEAIKIQIGSAFNSGDEREMEVKGRDLVSGIPKTVRVHSQEIRECIQEPIQQIVDAVRRALEITPPELASDIVDRGIVMTGGGALIRGLDLLLAHETDLPIHVDEEPLTCVVRGAGMILDDFERFRNVLQS
- the mreC gene encoding rod shape-determining protein MreC, whose translation is MLDFDGTRRTRRRDGIIAAVILLLSLILLGLPEEYQRPIRSSVRATILRPFLAAQAQIAQRRGRTEDVTVVRAQRDSLLAIVAAQASLSEENRQLRSALALNERLSPGFKAVNVLRLGLTSAESTFMIDAGTADGVYVGSPILTADGLLGMVREVDENTAQAIDWTHPDFRVSAMTADGAAGGIVEPRRGEYREEDLLAFTGTPFQVDVRAGARIVSSGRGNLFPRGIVLGTVIGIEEADTGWRKSYLIRPGVRPESVSHVMVAVRGGRSDLSDVFNVSAPPDPVAADTAAGGTD
- the mreD gene encoding rod shape-determining protein MreD — protein: MASRSTSFWTFIGILILLHLVLRLALGLTIVPDLIVVAALLGGRRLGGWQSALFGLLLGVLADSLALVGFGATSVAFVVVCYIGSRSRNFFEGDSYLFIAFYAVIGAWLVEVIRFFAGGAMARGLDMGYLIGAGLLNALYVAAAAVGSLIAYRAITGHR